A portion of the Magnolia sinica isolate HGM2019 chromosome 17, MsV1, whole genome shotgun sequence genome contains these proteins:
- the LOC131231923 gene encoding nuclear pore complex protein NUP98A-like isoform X1 has protein sequence MGSYISSSLAALNPLPKSKKKGNSRRKILRNSTSFYLPCPKKSRKISIRVNQTRHGAFGQSSSSPFGTQSVFGQTNNASSNPFAPKPFGNTSPFGSPTGGSIFGGTSTGVFGVTQSSSPLASTPAFGASSTLGFGGSMPAFGASSTPAFGSASSTPAFGSASSSFGGSSLFGQKSTFGGFGSTSSQTSPFGSAFQQAQPAFGSNLFGSTPAFGATGTPAFGATSTPAFGATSTPAFGTTGTPAFGAASTQAFGSTATPTFGSTGTAFGVSSAPAFGSTGTPAFGSTGTPAFGASSTPLFGSSSAPAFGASSTPAFGSSASAFGASSTPSFSFGSSPAFGQSTSAFGSSPFGTTPSPFGVQSSPFASQATTPTFVSPGFGQSAFGGQHGGSRVAAYTPTAEVDGGTSTQPAGKLESISAMPSYKDKSHEELRWEDYQRGDKGGPNPTGQPAGGIFSAPSQSNPFGPTGTFGQTPANPFSSTSSNPFAQKTPTFGNTGFGSSSTPAFNSPFGTSSSSPFRATSTPTPSIFGAPSAPAFGASSSPSPFGASSMPSIGSSPSLFGSSSAPGTGPAFGSSFGTQSSGLFQSSTPSLGQMAPAFVQTPLFGQTTPPAFGQTNLFNPQSTGFGGNSFTSNPLPSLLGTNNPVGFGQTIQPSLSSAIQLGAPAQSSGAFSFGNFGQTSAASSGFGGTSNVFGQGTFGQFAASQNNVIAQPVPVENPFGTLPAMPQMSIGRAGSAPSVQYGISSMPVGNKPTLVRVSPLLTPRHLSQRRIRLPARKYHPRNDGLKVPFFSDDEETPSTPKADALFIPRENPRALVIRPMDQWPTRSSAEKQSPLKDTDAPVHQNGVSLKKRYDIFKAKCGKRKKSRGHKNMGHAVLLVVGSIISGEASAPALNGSFSQDHDVSPSENGLDSQQNVSPAKSTQKPQGTHEDHAHKGNSYITISGHRAGEAAIVYEHGADIEALMPKLRHADYYTEPRVQELAAKERAEPGYCRHVKDFVVGRHSYGSIKFLGVTDVRRLDLESLIQFNNREVIVYMDENKKPPIGQGLNKPAEVTLLNIKCINKKTGEQYTEGPKVEKYKEMLMKKTQDQGAQFISYDPVKGEWKFNVDHFSRYEFCDIEDFCASFFSNCNLCLCSISDCKK, from the exons aTGGGTAGCTATATTTCTTCCTCTCTAGCTGCTTTAAACCCTCtcccaaaatcaaagaaaaagggaaattcAAGGAGGAAAATCCTCAGAAATTCTAccagtttctatcttccatgcCCTAAAAAATCCCGGAAAATTTCAATTCGCGTCAATCAAACGCGACACGGAG CATTCGGGCAGTCATCCAGTAGCCCATTTGGGACCCAATCAGTTTTTGGCCAGACAAACAATGCCAGTAGCAATCCATTCGCTCCCAAACCCTTTGGCAATACTAGTCCTTTTGGATCTCCGACAGGTGGTTCGATATTTGGTGGCACATCAACTGGTGTGTTTGGAGTGACACAGTCTTCTTCACCTCTAGCTTCTACACCTGcatttggtgcttcatcaacactAGGTTTTGGTGGCTCAATGCCTGCTTTTGGGGCTTCATCGACTCCTGCATTTGGTAGTGCTTCATCAACTCCTGCATTTGGTAGTGCTTCGTCTTCTTTTGGTG GATCTTCTTTATTTGGGCAGAAGTCTACCTTCGGTGGCTTTGGATCAACTTCCAGTCAAACTAGTCCCTTTGGTAGTGCATTTCAACAAGCACAACCAGCATTTGGGAGCAATCTGTTTGGTTCCACACCTGCCTtcggtgcaacaggcaccccagCCTTTGGTGCAACAAGCACTCCGGCCTTTGGCGCTACAAGCACTCCAGCCTTTGGCACGACAGGCACCCCAGCTTTTGGTGCAGCAAGCACCCAGGCTTTTGGATCTACAGCGACACCAACATTTGGGAGCACAGGTACGGCATTTGGAGTGTCTAGTGCACCAGCATTTGGTTCTACTGGTACACCAGCATTCGGTTCTACTGGTACACCAGCATTCGGTGCTTCGAGCACACCTCTTTTTGGATCTTCAAGCGCCCCTGCATTTGGTGCTTCAAGTACTCCTGCATTTGGTTCTTCTGCTAGTGCTTTTGGTGCTTCAAGTACACCTTCTTTTAGTTTTGGCTCCTCACCTGCCTTCGGTCAATCTACTTCTGCGTTCGGTAGCTCGCCATTTGGAACTACTCCGTCTCCTTTTGGTGTCCAGAGTTCTCCCTTTG CGTCTCAGGCAACAACACCAACATTCGTTAGCCCCGGTTTTGGCCAATCAGCTTTTGGGGGTCAACATGGGGGAAGTAGGGTTGCAGCTTACACGCCAACCGCTGAGGTAGATGGTGGCACTAGTACGCAGCCTGCTGGAAAGCTTGAATCAATATCAGCTATGCCTTCATACAAAGACAAGAGCCACGAGGAGTTGAGATGGGAGGATTATCAACGTGGAGATAAAG GGGGGCCAAATCCTACTGGTCAGCCTGCAGGTGGGATTTTTTCTGCACCAAGTCAGTCAAATCCGTTTGGTCCAACAGGCACATTTGGTCAGACACCTGCAAACCCCTTCTCCTCTACATCTTCCAACCCTTTCGCTCAAAAAACACCGACATTTGGTAATACTGGATTTGGTTCATCATCCACTCCTGCATTCAACTCACCATTTGGTACATCCTCATCGAGCCCTTTCAGGGCAACCTCTACCCCAACTCCATCCATATTTGGGGCACCCTCTGCGCCTGCATTTGGAGCCAGCTCTTCTCCATCTCCCTTCGGTGCATCAAGCATGCCTTCAATTGGCTCTTCACCTTCACTTTTTGGTTCTTCTTCAGCACCAGGAACAGGTCCAGCATTTGGTTCTAGCTTCGGCACCCAGTCATCTGGATTATTCCAATCTTCTACTCCTTCCCTTGGGCAGATGGCACCTGCTTTTGTACAAACCCCCTTGTTTGGACAGACAACCCCCCCTGCATTTGGTCAGACAAACCTATTCAACCCACAATCAACTGGGTTTGGTGGAAATTCGTTCACAAGCAATCCATTGCCATCACTACTTGGTACCAACAATCCTGTGGGTTTTGGTCAAACAATT CAGCCTTCTCTTTCTAGTGCTATTCAACTGGGTGCACCTGCTCAGTCATCAGGCGCCTTTTCCTTTGGCAACTTTGGTCAGACATCAGCAG CTTCAAGTGGCTTTGGCGGCACATCAAATGTTTTTGGTCAGGGTACCTTTGGGCAATT TGCTGCCAGTCAGAATAATGTGATCGCGCAACCAGTGCCAGTTGAAAACCCATTTGGAACACTCCCTGCAATGCCTCAAATGTCGATTGGTCGTGCTGGCTCAGCACCCTCTGTCCAATATGGAATTTCTAGCATGCCT GTTGGCAACAAGCCCACTCTTGTCAGAGTTTCACCCTTACTGACTCCTAGGCACTTGTCTCAGAGAAGGATTAGGTTGCCGGCAAGGAAATATCATCCTAGAAATGATGGTCTGAAG GTGCCATTCTTCAGTGACGATGAAGAAACACCAAGTACGCCAAAGGCGGATGCTCTTTTCATTCCTCGGGAGAATCCAAGGGCACTGGTTATTCGTCCCATGGACCAGTGGCCCACAAGATCTAGTGCAGAAAAGCAGTCTCCATTGAAAGATACAGATGCACCAGTTCATCAAAATGG CGTTTCCTTGAAAAAAAGATATGATATTTTCAAGGCCAAATGtggaaaaaggaaaaagtctCGAGGGCATAAAAACATGGGCCATGCTGTACTTCTAGTTGTGGGTA GTATAATCTCTGGGGAGGCATCCGCTCCTGCTTTAAATGGTTCCTTCTCTCAAGATCATGATG TGAGTCCATCAGAAAATGGCCTTGATAGCCAACAAAATGTTTCTCCAGCCAAGTCCACACAAAAGCCACAGGGGACCCATGAAGATCATGCTCACAAGGGGAATTCTTACATCACGATCTCAGGCCACAGAGCTGGCGAGGCTGCAATTGTGTACGAGCATGGTGCCGACATTGAGGCTCTCATGCCAAAACTGCGTCATGCCGATTATTACACAGAGCCCCGGGTCCAGGAGCTGGCAGCCAAAGAGCGGGCTGAGCCAGGCTATTGCCGCCATGTGAAGGATTTTGTTGTCGGGCGGCACAGTTATGGCAGCATAAAATTCCTAGGAGTGACCGACGTGCGACGGCTCGATCTTGAGTCCCTCATTCAGTTCAACAACCGTGAGGTGATCGTGTACATGGACGAGAACAAGAAGCCCCCCATAGGACAAGGCCTCAACAAGCCTGCAGAAGTAACACTCCTCAATATAAAATGCATCAATAAGAAGACGGGAGAGCAGTACACAGAAGGGCCCAAGGTTGAAAAGTATAAGGAGATGCTGATGAAGAAAACTCAAGATCAAGGTGCCCAGTTTATTTCTTATGACCCAGTCAAAGGGGAGTGGAAGTTCAACGTTGATCACTTCAGCCGGTATGAATTCTGCGACATTGAGGATTTTTGTGCAAGCTTCTTTTCAAATTGCAACTTATGTTTGTGTAGCATTTCAGATTGCAAGAAGTAA
- the LOC131231923 gene encoding nuclear pore complex protein NUP98A-like isoform X5, which produces MGSYISSSLAALNPLPKSKKKGNSRRKILRNSTSFYLPCPKKSRKISIRVNQTRHGAFGQSSSSPFGTQSVFGQTNNASSNPFAPKPFGNTSPFGSPTGGSIFGGTSTGVFGVTQSSSPLASTPAFGASSTLGFGGSMPAFGASSTPAFGSASSTPAFGSASSSFGGSSLFGQKSTFGGFGSTSSQTSPFGSAFQQAQPAFGSNLFGSTPAFGATGTPAFGATSTPAFGATSTPAFGTTGTPAFGAASTQAFGSTATPTFGSTGTAFGVSSAPAFGSTGTPAFGSTGTPAFGASSTPLFGSSSAPAFGASSTPAFGSSASAFGASSTPSFSFGSSPAFGQSTSAFGSSPFGTTPSPFGVQSSPFASQATTPTFVSPGFGQSAFGGQHGGSRVAAYTPTAEVDGGTSTQPAGKLESISAMPSYKDKSHEELRWEDYQRGDKGGPNPTGQPAGGIFSAPSQSNPFGPTGTFGQTPANPFSSTSSNPFAQKTPTFGNTGFGSSSTPAFNSPFGTSSSSPFRATSTPTPSIFGAPSAPAFGASSSPSPFGASSMPSIGSSPSLFGSSSAPGTGPAFGSSFGTQSSGLFQSSTPSLGQMAPAFVQTPLFGQTTPPAFGQTNLFNPQSTGFGGNSFTSNPLPSLLGTNNPVGFGQTIQPSLSSAIQLGAPAQSSGAFSFGNFGQTSAASSGFGGTSNVFGQGTFGQFAASQNNVIAQPVPVENPFGTLPAMPQMSIGRAGSAPSVQYGISSMPVGNKPTLVRVSPLLTPRHLSQRRIRLPARKYHPRNDGLKVPFFSDDEETPSTPKADALFIPRENPRALVIRPMDQWPTRSSAEKQSPLKDTDAPVHQNGIISGEASAPALNGSFSQDHDVSPSENGLDSQQNVSPAKSTQKPQGTHEDHAHKGNSYITISGHRAGEAAIVYEHGADIEALMPKLRHADYYTEPRVQELAAKERAEPGYCRHVKDFVVGRHSYGSIKFLGVTDVRRLDLESLIQFNNREVIVYMDENKKPPIGQGLNKPAEVTLLNIKCINKKTGEQYTEGPKVEKYKEMLMKKTQDQGAQFISYDPVKGEWKFNVDHFSRYEFCDIEDFCASFFSNCNLCLCSISDCKK; this is translated from the exons aTGGGTAGCTATATTTCTTCCTCTCTAGCTGCTTTAAACCCTCtcccaaaatcaaagaaaaagggaaattcAAGGAGGAAAATCCTCAGAAATTCTAccagtttctatcttccatgcCCTAAAAAATCCCGGAAAATTTCAATTCGCGTCAATCAAACGCGACACGGAG CATTCGGGCAGTCATCCAGTAGCCCATTTGGGACCCAATCAGTTTTTGGCCAGACAAACAATGCCAGTAGCAATCCATTCGCTCCCAAACCCTTTGGCAATACTAGTCCTTTTGGATCTCCGACAGGTGGTTCGATATTTGGTGGCACATCAACTGGTGTGTTTGGAGTGACACAGTCTTCTTCACCTCTAGCTTCTACACCTGcatttggtgcttcatcaacactAGGTTTTGGTGGCTCAATGCCTGCTTTTGGGGCTTCATCGACTCCTGCATTTGGTAGTGCTTCATCAACTCCTGCATTTGGTAGTGCTTCGTCTTCTTTTGGTG GATCTTCTTTATTTGGGCAGAAGTCTACCTTCGGTGGCTTTGGATCAACTTCCAGTCAAACTAGTCCCTTTGGTAGTGCATTTCAACAAGCACAACCAGCATTTGGGAGCAATCTGTTTGGTTCCACACCTGCCTtcggtgcaacaggcaccccagCCTTTGGTGCAACAAGCACTCCGGCCTTTGGCGCTACAAGCACTCCAGCCTTTGGCACGACAGGCACCCCAGCTTTTGGTGCAGCAAGCACCCAGGCTTTTGGATCTACAGCGACACCAACATTTGGGAGCACAGGTACGGCATTTGGAGTGTCTAGTGCACCAGCATTTGGTTCTACTGGTACACCAGCATTCGGTTCTACTGGTACACCAGCATTCGGTGCTTCGAGCACACCTCTTTTTGGATCTTCAAGCGCCCCTGCATTTGGTGCTTCAAGTACTCCTGCATTTGGTTCTTCTGCTAGTGCTTTTGGTGCTTCAAGTACACCTTCTTTTAGTTTTGGCTCCTCACCTGCCTTCGGTCAATCTACTTCTGCGTTCGGTAGCTCGCCATTTGGAACTACTCCGTCTCCTTTTGGTGTCCAGAGTTCTCCCTTTG CGTCTCAGGCAACAACACCAACATTCGTTAGCCCCGGTTTTGGCCAATCAGCTTTTGGGGGTCAACATGGGGGAAGTAGGGTTGCAGCTTACACGCCAACCGCTGAGGTAGATGGTGGCACTAGTACGCAGCCTGCTGGAAAGCTTGAATCAATATCAGCTATGCCTTCATACAAAGACAAGAGCCACGAGGAGTTGAGATGGGAGGATTATCAACGTGGAGATAAAG GGGGGCCAAATCCTACTGGTCAGCCTGCAGGTGGGATTTTTTCTGCACCAAGTCAGTCAAATCCGTTTGGTCCAACAGGCACATTTGGTCAGACACCTGCAAACCCCTTCTCCTCTACATCTTCCAACCCTTTCGCTCAAAAAACACCGACATTTGGTAATACTGGATTTGGTTCATCATCCACTCCTGCATTCAACTCACCATTTGGTACATCCTCATCGAGCCCTTTCAGGGCAACCTCTACCCCAACTCCATCCATATTTGGGGCACCCTCTGCGCCTGCATTTGGAGCCAGCTCTTCTCCATCTCCCTTCGGTGCATCAAGCATGCCTTCAATTGGCTCTTCACCTTCACTTTTTGGTTCTTCTTCAGCACCAGGAACAGGTCCAGCATTTGGTTCTAGCTTCGGCACCCAGTCATCTGGATTATTCCAATCTTCTACTCCTTCCCTTGGGCAGATGGCACCTGCTTTTGTACAAACCCCCTTGTTTGGACAGACAACCCCCCCTGCATTTGGTCAGACAAACCTATTCAACCCACAATCAACTGGGTTTGGTGGAAATTCGTTCACAAGCAATCCATTGCCATCACTACTTGGTACCAACAATCCTGTGGGTTTTGGTCAAACAATT CAGCCTTCTCTTTCTAGTGCTATTCAACTGGGTGCACCTGCTCAGTCATCAGGCGCCTTTTCCTTTGGCAACTTTGGTCAGACATCAGCAG CTTCAAGTGGCTTTGGCGGCACATCAAATGTTTTTGGTCAGGGTACCTTTGGGCAATT TGCTGCCAGTCAGAATAATGTGATCGCGCAACCAGTGCCAGTTGAAAACCCATTTGGAACACTCCCTGCAATGCCTCAAATGTCGATTGGTCGTGCTGGCTCAGCACCCTCTGTCCAATATGGAATTTCTAGCATGCCT GTTGGCAACAAGCCCACTCTTGTCAGAGTTTCACCCTTACTGACTCCTAGGCACTTGTCTCAGAGAAGGATTAGGTTGCCGGCAAGGAAATATCATCCTAGAAATGATGGTCTGAAG GTGCCATTCTTCAGTGACGATGAAGAAACACCAAGTACGCCAAAGGCGGATGCTCTTTTCATTCCTCGGGAGAATCCAAGGGCACTGGTTATTCGTCCCATGGACCAGTGGCCCACAAGATCTAGTGCAGAAAAGCAGTCTCCATTGAAAGATACAGATGCACCAGTTCATCAAAATG GTATAATCTCTGGGGAGGCATCCGCTCCTGCTTTAAATGGTTCCTTCTCTCAAGATCATGATG TGAGTCCATCAGAAAATGGCCTTGATAGCCAACAAAATGTTTCTCCAGCCAAGTCCACACAAAAGCCACAGGGGACCCATGAAGATCATGCTCACAAGGGGAATTCTTACATCACGATCTCAGGCCACAGAGCTGGCGAGGCTGCAATTGTGTACGAGCATGGTGCCGACATTGAGGCTCTCATGCCAAAACTGCGTCATGCCGATTATTACACAGAGCCCCGGGTCCAGGAGCTGGCAGCCAAAGAGCGGGCTGAGCCAGGCTATTGCCGCCATGTGAAGGATTTTGTTGTCGGGCGGCACAGTTATGGCAGCATAAAATTCCTAGGAGTGACCGACGTGCGACGGCTCGATCTTGAGTCCCTCATTCAGTTCAACAACCGTGAGGTGATCGTGTACATGGACGAGAACAAGAAGCCCCCCATAGGACAAGGCCTCAACAAGCCTGCAGAAGTAACACTCCTCAATATAAAATGCATCAATAAGAAGACGGGAGAGCAGTACACAGAAGGGCCCAAGGTTGAAAAGTATAAGGAGATGCTGATGAAGAAAACTCAAGATCAAGGTGCCCAGTTTATTTCTTATGACCCAGTCAAAGGGGAGTGGAAGTTCAACGTTGATCACTTCAGCCGGTATGAATTCTGCGACATTGAGGATTTTTGTGCAAGCTTCTTTTCAAATTGCAACTTATGTTTGTGTAGCATTTCAGATTGCAAGAAGTAA
- the LOC131231923 gene encoding nuclear pore complex protein NUP98A-like isoform X11 — protein MFGSSSPFGQSSSSPFGTQSVFGQTNNASSNPFAPKPFGNTSPFGSPTGGSIFGGTSTGVFGVTQSSSPLASTPAFGASSTLGFGGSMPAFGASSTPAFGSASSTPAFGSASSSFGGSSLFGQKSTFGGFGSTSSQTSPFGSAFQQAQPAFGSNLFGSTPAFGATGTPAFGATSTPAFGATSTPAFGTTGTPAFGAASTQAFGSTATPTFGSTGTAFGVSSAPAFGSTGTPAFGSTGTPAFGASSTPLFGSSSAPAFGASSTPAFGSSASAFGASSTPSFSFGSSPAFGQSTSAFGSSPFGTTPSPFGVQSSPFASQATTPTFVSPGFGQSAFGGQHGGSRVAAYTPTAEVDGGTSTQPAGKLESISAMPSYKDKSHEELRWEDYQRGDKGGPNPTGQPAGGIFSAPSQSNPFGPTGTFGQTPANPFSSTSSNPFAQKTPTFGNTGFGSSSTPAFNSPFGTSSSSPFRATSTPTPSIFGAPSAPAFGASSSPSPFGASSMPSIGSSPSLFGSSSAPGTGPAFGSSFGTQSSGLFQSSTPSLGQMAPAFVQTPLFGQTTPPAFGQTNLFNPQSTGFGGNSFTSNPLPSLLGTNNPVGFGQTIPSLSSAIQLGAPAQSSGAFSFGNFGQTSAASSGFGGTSNVFGQGTFGQFAASQNNVIAQPVPVENPFGTLPAMPQMSIGRAGSAPSVQYGISSMPVGNKPTLVRVSPLLTPRHLSQRRIRLPARKYHPRNDGLKVPFFSDDEETPSTPKADALFIPRENPRALVIRPMDQWPTRSSAEKQSPLKDTDAPVHQNGIISGEASAPALNGSFSQDHDVSPSENGLDSQQNVSPAKSTQKPQGTHEDHAHKGNSYITISGHRAGEAAIVYEHGADIEALMPKLRHADYYTEPRVQELAAKERAEPGYCRHVKDFVVGRHSYGSIKFLGVTDVRRLDLESLIQFNNREVIVYMDENKKPPIGQGLNKPAEVTLLNIKCINKKTGEQYTEGPKVEKYKEMLMKKTQDQGAQFISYDPVKGEWKFNVDHFSRYEFCDIEDFCASFFSNCNLCLCSISDCKK, from the exons ATGTTCGGTTCGTCGAGTC CATTCGGGCAGTCATCCAGTAGCCCATTTGGGACCCAATCAGTTTTTGGCCAGACAAACAATGCCAGTAGCAATCCATTCGCTCCCAAACCCTTTGGCAATACTAGTCCTTTTGGATCTCCGACAGGTGGTTCGATATTTGGTGGCACATCAACTGGTGTGTTTGGAGTGACACAGTCTTCTTCACCTCTAGCTTCTACACCTGcatttggtgcttcatcaacactAGGTTTTGGTGGCTCAATGCCTGCTTTTGGGGCTTCATCGACTCCTGCATTTGGTAGTGCTTCATCAACTCCTGCATTTGGTAGTGCTTCGTCTTCTTTTGGTG GATCTTCTTTATTTGGGCAGAAGTCTACCTTCGGTGGCTTTGGATCAACTTCCAGTCAAACTAGTCCCTTTGGTAGTGCATTTCAACAAGCACAACCAGCATTTGGGAGCAATCTGTTTGGTTCCACACCTGCCTtcggtgcaacaggcaccccagCCTTTGGTGCAACAAGCACTCCGGCCTTTGGCGCTACAAGCACTCCAGCCTTTGGCACGACAGGCACCCCAGCTTTTGGTGCAGCAAGCACCCAGGCTTTTGGATCTACAGCGACACCAACATTTGGGAGCACAGGTACGGCATTTGGAGTGTCTAGTGCACCAGCATTTGGTTCTACTGGTACACCAGCATTCGGTTCTACTGGTACACCAGCATTCGGTGCTTCGAGCACACCTCTTTTTGGATCTTCAAGCGCCCCTGCATTTGGTGCTTCAAGTACTCCTGCATTTGGTTCTTCTGCTAGTGCTTTTGGTGCTTCAAGTACACCTTCTTTTAGTTTTGGCTCCTCACCTGCCTTCGGTCAATCTACTTCTGCGTTCGGTAGCTCGCCATTTGGAACTACTCCGTCTCCTTTTGGTGTCCAGAGTTCTCCCTTTG CGTCTCAGGCAACAACACCAACATTCGTTAGCCCCGGTTTTGGCCAATCAGCTTTTGGGGGTCAACATGGGGGAAGTAGGGTTGCAGCTTACACGCCAACCGCTGAGGTAGATGGTGGCACTAGTACGCAGCCTGCTGGAAAGCTTGAATCAATATCAGCTATGCCTTCATACAAAGACAAGAGCCACGAGGAGTTGAGATGGGAGGATTATCAACGTGGAGATAAAG GGGGGCCAAATCCTACTGGTCAGCCTGCAGGTGGGATTTTTTCTGCACCAAGTCAGTCAAATCCGTTTGGTCCAACAGGCACATTTGGTCAGACACCTGCAAACCCCTTCTCCTCTACATCTTCCAACCCTTTCGCTCAAAAAACACCGACATTTGGTAATACTGGATTTGGTTCATCATCCACTCCTGCATTCAACTCACCATTTGGTACATCCTCATCGAGCCCTTTCAGGGCAACCTCTACCCCAACTCCATCCATATTTGGGGCACCCTCTGCGCCTGCATTTGGAGCCAGCTCTTCTCCATCTCCCTTCGGTGCATCAAGCATGCCTTCAATTGGCTCTTCACCTTCACTTTTTGGTTCTTCTTCAGCACCAGGAACAGGTCCAGCATTTGGTTCTAGCTTCGGCACCCAGTCATCTGGATTATTCCAATCTTCTACTCCTTCCCTTGGGCAGATGGCACCTGCTTTTGTACAAACCCCCTTGTTTGGACAGACAACCCCCCCTGCATTTGGTCAGACAAACCTATTCAACCCACAATCAACTGGGTTTGGTGGAAATTCGTTCACAAGCAATCCATTGCCATCACTACTTGGTACCAACAATCCTGTGGGTTTTGGTCAAACAATT CCTTCTCTTTCTAGTGCTATTCAACTGGGTGCACCTGCTCAGTCATCAGGCGCCTTTTCCTTTGGCAACTTTGGTCAGACATCAGCAG CTTCAAGTGGCTTTGGCGGCACATCAAATGTTTTTGGTCAGGGTACCTTTGGGCAATT TGCTGCCAGTCAGAATAATGTGATCGCGCAACCAGTGCCAGTTGAAAACCCATTTGGAACACTCCCTGCAATGCCTCAAATGTCGATTGGTCGTGCTGGCTCAGCACCCTCTGTCCAATATGGAATTTCTAGCATGCCT GTTGGCAACAAGCCCACTCTTGTCAGAGTTTCACCCTTACTGACTCCTAGGCACTTGTCTCAGAGAAGGATTAGGTTGCCGGCAAGGAAATATCATCCTAGAAATGATGGTCTGAAG GTGCCATTCTTCAGTGACGATGAAGAAACACCAAGTACGCCAAAGGCGGATGCTCTTTTCATTCCTCGGGAGAATCCAAGGGCACTGGTTATTCGTCCCATGGACCAGTGGCCCACAAGATCTAGTGCAGAAAAGCAGTCTCCATTGAAAGATACAGATGCACCAGTTCATCAAAATG GTATAATCTCTGGGGAGGCATCCGCTCCTGCTTTAAATGGTTCCTTCTCTCAAGATCATGATG TGAGTCCATCAGAAAATGGCCTTGATAGCCAACAAAATGTTTCTCCAGCCAAGTCCACACAAAAGCCACAGGGGACCCATGAAGATCATGCTCACAAGGGGAATTCTTACATCACGATCTCAGGCCACAGAGCTGGCGAGGCTGCAATTGTGTACGAGCATGGTGCCGACATTGAGGCTCTCATGCCAAAACTGCGTCATGCCGATTATTACACAGAGCCCCGGGTCCAGGAGCTGGCAGCCAAAGAGCGGGCTGAGCCAGGCTATTGCCGCCATGTGAAGGATTTTGTTGTCGGGCGGCACAGTTATGGCAGCATAAAATTCCTAGGAGTGACCGACGTGCGACGGCTCGATCTTGAGTCCCTCATTCAGTTCAACAACCGTGAGGTGATCGTGTACATGGACGAGAACAAGAAGCCCCCCATAGGACAAGGCCTCAACAAGCCTGCAGAAGTAACACTCCTCAATATAAAATGCATCAATAAGAAGACGGGAGAGCAGTACACAGAAGGGCCCAAGGTTGAAAAGTATAAGGAGATGCTGATGAAGAAAACTCAAGATCAAGGTGCCCAGTTTATTTCTTATGACCCAGTCAAAGGGGAGTGGAAGTTCAACGTTGATCACTTCAGCCGGTATGAATTCTGCGACATTGAGGATTTTTGTGCAAGCTTCTTTTCAAATTGCAACTTATGTTTGTGTAGCATTTCAGATTGCAAGAAGTAA